One Ranitomeya imitator isolate aRanImi1 chromosome 4, aRanImi1.pri, whole genome shotgun sequence genomic window, ttttttttttttaaatacacaactGCCAAAGTGATTTTAAAATGTTTTCCCCTTTACCATAGAAGTTATTTTATACATTGGCCTTGTTTCTCCAACGTGGTCAGGGCTAGAAACAGCAATTTCAACTTAATATTTTGGTTATTTTTTTACCATGCTTtttcagttttaattttttttgcttgtttttttacacTGTGCCCCCATAAGGTCTTCTAAGACCTTTGGGGGAGAGGTGGGGCTTTGAACACAATTCACTTGTTTTATTGCAGATAGTATATTAATATTTTCTGCAGCGCAGCCCGTTTAGTAGGACCCTGCAGCTTCCGATCTCTACTAACACCCTAGAGATCACACAATTGCTTGGTCTGGAGGAGGAAGCATGGTGATTGCTTCCTATTCTGTATACACAGCACTTGTtcagtgctgtgtatacagtgatCAAGAAGGTAGACATGATAAATTATATATATTCCTTTTCTGTTGGGAGTCTAGCTTAGTTTAACGGACGACTCATTGCCCCCAATAATATGCAGCGTCTCTACAATGCAGTGAGGTTTTGGAACATTACTGCAAAATAGAACAAAAAGATATAGAGTGctctcagtgggagaaacaaaatTGGAATCTTGTGGGTGcaatatcttttaatggctaacaaaatatagtgaatgatgttacaaagcaagcttttgagactgcttacgtctcttcatcaggctgatAAAACCAGATATTTGAGGAAACCCAATTATATACAGTAAAGAGCATAGGCACGGTGTGATACATGGACATTTAAATAAACACTGAGCTTAAAGAGAGAATCCTTAATTAGGTAAGATTAGATaagtggtgtgaaagttttatgGACCCCATATGCAGGAGAGATCAAAGGGCTGGTGGTGGCTTCATTGTTTTTAGAGGAAATTGCTCAGATTTGATAGTGAGCCATAAATCCTTCTGATAATTTGAGTCCTGTGTGAACAGAATCAAAGATGGTAATTCATTTGTATTCCCAGAACCTGCGATGTTTCTGTGATTTGAAATTGCCTTTCAAAATGACAACTTTCACATTGTCTATGTTGTGTCCTGGACCACAAATGTTTAGCTACAGGTAAATGTTTTTGTCTAATTGTATGACAATGAGACCTCATCCTTGCTCTCAGCTTCTGTCCTGTTTCTCCAACAGAGGCCCCCCACAGGACATATATTGCATAGAATTAAATAAACCACATTGGAAGAGGAACATGTGTATGTCccagggatcttgtagtcctgctgTGTGTTGGGTTTTGGATCTTGTCGTTGGTCTTTATATGAATGCAGGTTTTGCATCTCCTCCCATTGAAAGGATAGGTCCTTCTGAATCTGAGGGCACTGAACTTCAGATAATGAGGTTTCTTAAATTAGGAGGCTGCCTGTAACATTGCAAGAGGGGTCTGAATAATATTTTTAACCGGTCATCCTTGTGTAGGATATGGTGACGTTtcttagccatttttcctcagtatTTCAAGCTGTGGGTTGTAGGTCACTACCAGAGATACATGATGATTTTCCTCTTATTCTGTATTGAAGTACTTGACTTCTAGGGATCCTTGTGGCCCTAATGATCTGATCATCAATCAGATGGGATGGTAAACCTTGATTTAAAAAGGACATATTAAGCTGGGTTAGGTGTTCATCCATGTCCTTAGGACTGGAAAAGATATGGTTATATCCGAGGGCCTGACTGTAGACAATGGACATTGTGTTCAGGATAGAAGCTGTCCCATCTGAGGTATGTGGGACAGCCAATTGGTTTCCGATACACTGATGTTTGGAATGAACCATTTTGGACTTTTATGGTGGTGTCAAGAAAGTTGATTTTTGTTTGAGTGGTCTAATGTCAAGTTTATGGTAGGATGAAATTTGTTGAATTTGTCATGGAAATATAGACATTCTTGTTAGGACTGAGTTGAGATTATTAAGAAGTCATCGATGTAACGGAAGTAGGCAAAGGGCTTGATGGAGCAGGACATTAAAAATCATTTTCCAGTTTAGCTATGAAGAGGTTGGTGTACTGGggtgccattttacttcccatagcAGTGCCCATACGATGTAGATATAGCTCCTCACCGAAAGAAAAAGTTGTGTGTGAGGATGAATCTGGTAAGTTATTACAAACTCGGCCCATTGGCCTCAAGAAACATTCGGCAGCCGGTTAGTCCATCTTAATGTGGGATGTTAATATATAAAGATTCAACATCCATGATGGCCAAGATGGTACTTTCTGGGAGGGGACCCATCGTGGATAGCTTATTTAGCAGGTCTGTAGTGTCCTGTAAATAACTGGCTGTCTTCCTTACCATCGGCTTAAAGATGTTTTCTACGCACCCTGAGATTCAGTGAGATGATTGGCCTTCCTGAGTTGCCTGGCTTATGAATCTTGGGAAGCATACAGAAAGTTCCCATCTTTGGATTCTCAGGTATTAAGTCCAGGTTTATTGAGTCTGTACACAGACATTTGATGACTTCAACTCCCTCAGACATTTTGGAGTTGGGTCATCATCCAGTTTGGTGTAGTACTGTATATCCATCAGTTGTCTGTGTGCCTCTGATGTAGTCAGTTGTATTAAGGAGAACTATGGCACCACCTCTATCCGCAGGCTTAATAGTGATCTCCCTGTTTTTCAGGCAATGAGTCGCCTTTCTCTCCTGCAAGATGATATTAGATGTTTCCTTTGCTTTTTTTTATCCAATACCGTGGACGGTACCAAATGTCTAAATGAGTCAATATATTGGTCCAAAATGGTGTTGCGGCCAGAAGGAGATGTCCAGTCAGAATTTTTCGAATTGTCTAGTTGACTTGAGTTTGGCTGCCCAGAAGCCCTAAGTCCTCTTTGACAGATTAACTCCTTCAGTCTAAAGCCCCCGTcatacacagcgagatcgctagcgagatcgctgctgagtcacaagttttgtgacgcaacagagatctcagtagcgatctcgctatgtgtgacatgtagcagcgatcaggcccctgctgtgagatcgctggtcgtgtcggaatgacctgggccattttttgatcgctgaggtcccgctgggtagcacacatcgctgtgtgacaccttaccaacgacctcgctgacaggacgtcccattgaatcgtcatgaaataggatcgttgtacaggtcgctacaggtcgccgcatcgctgctgcgtcgttggcgagatctcactgtttgacatctcaccagcgaccacatagcgacgcttgagcgatccctgacaggtcgtatcgttgtcggaatcgctcaagcgtcgctatgtgtgacggggccttaagtctccTGAAGTATTGTTCCAGGTCACTACAAAGTTCTGTTTTGCCTAGAGATTTTGTAGGACAGAATGTGAGATCTCTGGAAAGTACACAGAGTTCTAGATTTTGCAGAATAGAACAGACGGCTCAGATGTTTAAAGTCAATGGgtggtctaatgtgtataggggtgaTAATCCATGCCCAGCAGTCCCTCCCTGCACCTCAGGTCCAGATCTTGTCAAAACCTGGGGTTTGTAAACATTCAGAAACTACACCTCAATGCCTTCACCATTCTTTCACTGACCTTTGAACTTTCATAAGGATTTCATAAGCTTCACATCGGATTGTTTGTTCCTCTGCTCCCAGGAGAATAGAATTGATGACATGGCTGAGTAGGTCTCTAGGGGGGTAGTGAGCTTCAGATACAAACTCCGATAGGAAATACAAGGTGCCCGGGTGGAAGCTTTCTTCTATTGTGCTGTTTACCAGATTCATACGAGTTAGCGGCACTGGAGCTGAATGCGAGTTCTGCAATGAAAAACAAAAACTGATACAAAGGGCAAGAGTTTTCCAGCTGTATGTAAATAAGACCTCATGTGTAAAAGTTAAACATTTCCATTTGACACGTTGAAAAAAATGTTTATCTGAGGCCATTGAATGGAAGTAAAAACTGGTGCTGGTATAGTAAGCTAAGCACCAGAAATAAACGTTCATGCCATGAGCAGAAATATTTCAATCCACCGACAAACCAAAATACTGCACCCCATATTAAATAGTGATTACCTTATGAGGAAAGAAATGAGTAACTGGAGGCTTCTTGAAGTATCGAAGTTTGTACAAGAGAGACTTGTTGACCAGGCCAGATTTGCTTTCCGAGGCTTCTTCATTGTGCAAGAGGGACTTGTTGACCAGGTCAGATTCGATGTCTGAGGCTTCTCCAGCATCTTCTAGCACTGCTGAAAATTGAGCAGAGGTTGAGCTCTTTACTTGTTGGACCTGGGTATTGGTTTCTGCACAGTCTTGTAAAGACAAAGCATTTACAGTCATATGGTTCTTGCTGCTTGTTGAAGGAAGGTCTGCATCCATAGATTCAGAAAGGTCATCATTGGGTAGACTGTTCCTCAAACTTTTGGAGGAGCACATGCTGCTACACGCACTTAACTCATTATCAGAGTCCCAACCCTCTCTGTTACAAGACTTGGTCATAGATGAGCTATTGACCTCGTGTCTTCCAGGGTCCGACCCTCCATGTTCAGACAGAGAACTGCTATTGCATGGAGAATCAGATGTGATATTCTGCAGAAAGCCATATGATGCATCTTCTTCAAGGCCGGTCAAGTCTATGACGTCATCTGAGCTTGACATATACGCAAATACTTCGCCATTACCAGTCAAGTCAATAACATCCTGGAAAACAAATTACCATTAACAGGACATGTTGGTATGGGAATTTACTAATCAATTCTATGAAGGATTACTGGCATGATTGTTTTAGCAGAATGGTACAAGTTTTAGAAAGTTACAGAAAAATATTAAACTTCTTTAGCCTGacaatgatgcaaaaaaaaaaagctacctattTGCTCATCTTGACATTCCTATCATttggcagtgtgtgtaacatgctgAGTTGTAAAGTACTCAGGATTCCAGTGTGACTTGTTACTGAACTGCTCATATTGCATACTTGTGATCATGTGGAGACTGCTTTCACTTTTTCACTTAAAGGAAAGGTGCcatgatttttatttttgtattactaattattgattatataataaaTTACTTTTAATATTAAATTCACTGTTTTAACTTTATTTTTATTCAGCTGAGGGCTGCCATTTGCTGGTGTGTGACAGTTAACTCAAATACGGCACGCTAACTGGTCACATTTATGGGAAAAAATtggcgcagtttttttttttaaaaaaaccctcAGCTATGCTGCGACCTCCAGTTTTCCCCAGTAGGGTGTGGAGCCTCCTCCAAAAGGAAGCGGCATTATGCAGAGATTGCTGGAGAAGAGACTAGTTGTGTGGGCCAGAGAGGACTGGGAGGCTGCACTATGGAGCGGTGTGGAGATAGGAGTGAGGTCTTTTCATACATAGGACCATATGTGACTATTCCAGGCATGTATTTCGGGGACAAAAACATGGATGGAGTTACTACATGGGGGCTGCATGTTGGAGGCTTGCACAGGGAAGGGGTTGCTGCTACTTGTAGGGGGCTGCTTATTGGGGAGGAGGGGCTTTTATAGGAATGGAGTCTATTTTCCTTGTGTGGGGGTGCATGTTTTGGGGCTGCATGGGAAGGCGTTGAtaatgacactgcatgctggggggTCTGTGCAGTTAAGTAGGCAGGTTACTCACATGGAGTTGCATGCTGGGTGCTGTGCGGTAAAGGGGGAGATGTTACTTGAGGGGAGATGCATGCCTAGGGGCTGTACGAGAATAAAATGATGCATGCCTGGGGGGCTGCAAAAAGAAGGGGTGATGTTCCTTTTGTAGGGCTGCCTGCTGGAGGGTTAGATGATGCATGCAAGGGGCTGTGCAAGGAAAAGGGGTGATTTCCTTGTGTGAGGCTGCATTTTGGGTGGCTGCAGGTGGAAGGGGATGTCGGTCGTGTGGGACAAGGGACGGGGTGATGCAAGGCTGCATGTTGGGGGGCTGCGTGGGGAAGGCTTTTTGCCTTTTTATTATCGCTTTTCATAATATAAAAAGTTACACATAACCCTGCGTGTTCAGTTTAGATGGAAATCTACTCTTCCCGTATGTATAAAAGTCTCAGCACcaccattaaaggaaacctgtcacccccaaaatcgatgatgagctaagcccaccagcatcaggggcttatctacagcattctggaatggatTTAAAAGGAGGATTTATCTGAGGCTGGacagtgtggaagacagggtggtgctagGAAAGTGACAAAGTATTATAGGATAtgcatccaacaaccttttcacacttgaCTAGCTACAAAGATTGGTGTCTCACTACAAAGtgggggagggggaagagagactCCTGCAGtggcacagtttcaccttgcccataGCCTAGGCCTCTGCGCTCAGCATCCGAATCACATCCACTTTCCTGTCCCTTACCATGccgcttgcccattttaaattgcgTATGATATATCCCTGTTAAGACAACTTTGCAGTACAACAATGGCAGGAAAATTGCCCCCCCCCCTCAGATATTTTCTTAAGCGGCAGTATCAATATAGAGATGTCATTTCTAACCAAACAAGTTTTTTTGTTCTGAGGCCCAACTGAAGCacgataaatgcagtttaaaatttcactgctaaaaaaaaaattgcagtgttACTATTGCAGGAAAGTTTGCTTGTATGGACGGGTGACAATCCAGGCACAATATAGCAATGATCTGGAGACCCATCCAAGTCCGACTAGGATTTTAATGCACAACTGTAgcagtaaaaatggtgtataatatttccctgctcagaaccaATTCAGGATTAAGGGCAAATTATTACCTCTGAGAAGGGGTTTTGGTGtgagttgcaggctgcagcataaaggaTATGCAATTCACCCTATGCTGTCCTACACGATCCCGTCAGCACGATCTCatcctaagtgctgctaacagcagtattactatGTATTAGGTATGTGCCAACACTGGAATTACAGCaggtttgacgctgcgtatttatggcagacgttacagcatagtggatgggctgTCTAGAAATCCTATGTCCTCCATGCGAGCCACAGCTGCGGACACGGACACGTGGCGAGTCTTTCAATTGCTCTTGCAGAGATGCCAGTCTCCACAACAGAAATGTAGTCAATAGAGAGATTGGGAAAAGTGTTTCCCTTGTAGTTAAACAAGTGCTGTTATAAAGTACAACAAATAAGGACGTCACGTGTCCCAGCAGAAAGATACAGTGCTGGCTCCAAGTACGCAGCACCCCTGGTGGAATACACGGTGTAGTGAAGTGGAGAAGCCCTTTAAGAGGTTATAGGCACCAGACCACGACACCAGCTAGAGGACTACAAGCACCAGCAGACCTCTGCGCTGGACAGTCACGTGTGTTATTCATTTTGAGCTGTCTCCATGCTGAGCTGCAGGAAGTTTCACTTTCGCTTCCTATGAGGAGGGGCAGCAGCCCAGCGCCCCCCAGGAATAGCGGCCAGCGGCTCCAGCCCTGACACAGCCCCTCACGTGTACGCACCTGTGCAGGCGAAAGGCTGCGGGGCCGCCTCCCTGCTGGGGGCGAGTCTTCTTCCGACTCATCCGAGCAGCTTAAGACTATAACCTCGTCCACCTCCATGCTAAAGCCCCCTACCGCAGCGCGTCCCGGGGCCCCGCATCACTTATACTCGCTGCTCTGCCCGGTGCGAGGCGGCGCCAACACGGCCAAGACGTAAACAGAGCGGCACCGCCGGCGGCACTGATATAGGGGCAGGAGGTGGAGTGCTGAGCGCTGATTGGGTAACTCCACACGTAGCCACGCCTCCCAAGTGCCAGCGGTGCCAGGACTACCTCTGATGGGCTGAAGAGCTGCCAGGCTGCGGGAGGATCATAGAAACATGGCCGCCCGCGGGGGATTATATCTGTCCCTTATTACACCGTACCCTCTCGTTAAAGCatcgtcccttattacacagtgcccttccTTGTTAAATACAGCgctgtcccttattacacagtgccttcTCTCCTTATATAACgcaccatcccttattacacagtgccctttcTTGTTAAATACAGCgctgtcccttattacacagtgccctctcttgttatataaTGCACCgtaccttattacacagtgccctctcttgttaaatacagcgctgtcccttattacacagtgccctctctttttATATAATGCACCttaccttattacacagtgccctctcttgttatatacagcatcgtcccttattacacagtgccctctcttgttgagatttttcggaccataagacgcacccctaattttcagaaggaaaataaggaaaaaaaaatgtgtcaaatgggggtccatcttacagtccgagTTCAGCTTACCAGGGAGGGGTTTCGGAACAGGTGGAGGAGTGGTTGTtctgtggtccaggctggtgcggtggcctccaggaaagcccaccccaggctggtgcggtggtgctgctctgtggtgtggcagggctccgccggcattttgtgaCAGGTACTCTGTGGGGCTGCAGTACTCCTGTAGGGTTGCGGTTCTCTGCGGTGCTGTGGTGGCCTGTGGGGCTGCAGTGGCCTGTGGGGCAGCGGGGCTCTGTCAGCATTTCATGAATGGCCAGAGGCCCGCGCAGATCCATTCCTGCTATGTGGTGGCCTCTGGAAAATGGTCGCCGGGGGCAGCGCatactcagattcagatctcagcaacgagatctcgtcccgagatagaTTCAGATCTCAGCAATAAGATTTCATTCTGGGATCTCAGGAGACGATATCTCGTTGCCGACATCTGAATCttagcatgcgccgcccccggcggccattttcccagaggccaccgcatcgtaGGAATGGATCTGCGCGAGCCTCTGGGCATTCACGAAATGCCGGTGGAGCCCCGCTGCCTCACAGACCACCACCGCCCCGTCCCACAGAGCATCCCCACCGCCACCCAACAGGCCACCGCCGCATCAGAGAGCCACACCAgactgggaagggaggctgcagcgACGGACCGGGACCGCCGCCAcggtatttgtaagtatattccgactataagacacacccccattttcccccaaaaaatttttggaaaaaagtgtgtcttatagtccgaatatACTAACAAATACCGTAAAAATACGGTACAACACAGTCCCTTATTACACTGTGCCCTTTCTTGTTATATAAAGCACCGTCCCCTATTCCACAGTGCCCTGTCTTGTTATGTATAGAaccgtcccttattacacagtgccctgttATGTACCGCACCATACCTTGCATAAAATGTAATGCCAGcaacctccatagaatgtaatgcagcccacataaataaaagcaatactcacctctcctcgctccCCGCTGCAGCGCGTCTCCTCACCTCTATAGCTCCATTGCCCGGCACAGTGTGGTGCGCATATCATCGCACCCGctttgtcagaggcagaggggaatattGAGAGAGTGAGCTTcacgtgacgctctctcctccatcattgctttcaagtgtatcggcatctatgatgccaaAACGCTTGAAtggaatgggaggagtgctggcaccgggccccctgttgtgaattctgcttttgggctccctccggaggttgtAGAGGGtagtgcagttgtgcctggactgcaggattggacaggtgtatctgctaattgcaaggctgactggggtatatagctttgcaggactctttagtccctgccagttgtccattgttcctttggaagtgttggtcctgcctggcctctcctgcttgctgccaattcagcaaagtttagtgtttgcttcattttgttttagacacactgctgtatgtttattttctgtgctatcttgtttctattttgttcctgctagactgtgcctgatgtttttctcagtctagttggattcgctggagtcgcagatatactctccacatctttagttaggtggtggagtttttgtatttttctgctgtggatattttgtagtgttttatgctgaccgcatgttgtgaattctgtggtcaagctccctcctgtggtcatgagtggtactgcggctggttctgtctatgagcttcctttggtagatgtgagtggggctgctgcttctgagtttccttcctcaggtgacgaggttaagtcgttaggtgctgctctatttaactccacctagttctttgttcctggcctccagtcaatgttccagtattggtcttgctctctcctggatcgtttttgtggcctgtcttctctgcataagctaagttctgcttgtgttacttttgtttgctattttttctgtccagcttgctatattggtttttcttgcttgctggaagctctgggacgcagagggagcacctccgtaccgttagtcggtgcagagggtctttttgcgccctctgcgtggttgtttgtaggtttttgtgctgaccgcaaagttatctttcctatcctcggtctattcagtaagtcgggcctcactttgcttaaacctatttcatctctgtgtttgtattttcatctttactcacagtcattatatgtgaggggttgcctttccctttggggaatttctctgaggcaaggtaggcttatttttctatcttcagggctagctagtttctcaggctgtgcccgaggcgcctaggtctggtcaggagcgctccacggctacctctagtgtggtgtgataggattagggattgcggtcagcagagttcccacgtctcagagctcgtcctatgttattagtaactatcaggtcactctgtgtgctcttaaccaccaggtccattgtgtttctgaatcaccagttcataacagtactggaggcccaaagtactaatgcttctcaatagagggaaaagaaaagttctgagaccatttttttttctctgcactgtgttttgtctttcttttcccctagacatttgggtggttcaggacacaggtgtagtgatggacattaaaggtctgtcttcttgtgtggataatctcactgcaagagtacaaaaaattcaagacattatggttcagaaatctatgttagaacctagaattcctattcctgatttattttctggagatagagctaagcttctgaatttcaaaaataattgcaaactgtttctggctttgaaaccccgctcctctggtgacccagttcaacaagttaagatcattatttctttattacgtggcgaccctcaagactgggcattttcccttgcgccaggagatcctgcattatgtaatattgatgcgttttttctggcgctcggattgctttatgatgaacctaattcagtggatcaggcagagaaaaatttgctggctctgtgtcagggtcaggatgaggtagagatatattgtcagaagtttaggaagtggtctgtgatcactcaatggaatgaatgtgcgctggcagctattttcagaaagggtctctctgaagcccttaaggatgtcatggtgggatttgctatgcctgctggtctgaatgagtctatgtctttggccattcagatcgatcgacgcttacgtgagcgtaaaactgtgcaccatttggcggtattatccgagtataaacctgaacctatgcaatgtgataggactttgaccagagctgaacgacaagaacacagacgtcggaatgggctgtgtttttactgtggtgattccactcatgctatttccgattgtcctaagtgcactaagcggttcgctaggtctgccaccattggtacggtacagtcgaaatttttttgtccgttactttgatctgctctttgtcatcctattctgtcatggcatttgtggattcaggcgctgccctgaatttgatggacttgcagtttgctaggcgctgtgggtttttcttggagcccttgcagtatcctattccattgagaggaattgatgctacgcctttggccaagaataagcctcagtactggacccaactgaccatgtgcatggctcctgcgcatcaggaggatattcgctttctggtgttacagaatctgcatgatgtggtcgtgttggggttgccatggctacaagtccataacccagtattggattggaagtctatgtctgtgtccagctggggttgtcaggggatacatggtgatgttccatttctgtctatttcatcatccaccccttctgaggtcccagagttcttgtcggattaccgggatgtatttgatgagcccaagtccagtgccctacctccgcatagggattgcgattgtgctatcgatttgattcctggtagtaagtttcctaaaggtcgactgtttaatttatctgtgcctgagcacgccgctatgcggagttacgtaaaggaatccttggagaagggtcatattcgcccgtcgtcgtcgccattgggagcagggttcttttttgtggccaagaaggatggttcgctgagaccttgtaatgattaccgccttctaaataaaatcacagtcaaatttcagtaccccttgccgctgctgtctgatttgtttgttcggattaagggggcttgttggttcaccaagatagatcttcgtggtgcgtataatcttgtgcgtattaaacagggcgatgaatggaaaacggcatttaatacgcccg contains:
- the SIMC1 gene encoding SUMO-interacting motif-containing protein 1 isoform X3, whose protein sequence is MEVDEVIVLSCSDESEEDSPPAGRRPRSLSPAQDVIDLTGNGEVFAYMSSSDDVIDLTGLEEDASYGFLQNITSDSPCNSSSLSEHGGSDPGRHEVNSSSMTKSCNREGWDSDNELSACSSMCSSKSLRNSLPNDDLSESMDADLPSTSSKNHMTVNALSLQDCAETNTQVQQVKSSTSAQFSAVLEDAGEASDIESDLVNKSLLHNEEASESKSGLVNKSLLYKLRYFKKPPVTHFFPHKNSHSAPVPLTRMNLVNSTIEESFHPGTLYFLSEFVSEAHYPPRDLLSHVINSILLGAEEQTIRCEAYEILMKVQRLHPATSESVAWQWNLLSDVMTSKKEYQSIELFLQYVVQTLDDNFHLCLQRRALHKSLCKLMLSCDKTFCNVKQVVDWLIDVVKRIPETAQEDTSQCNLQRTVFLLQRMLSIAVDVDNSPTMSSNKMAEYIFPYVLVLDTRQQRVQSGKNGMKYFII
- the SIMC1 gene encoding SUMO-interacting motif-containing protein 1 isoform X4, with product MEVDEVIVLSCSDESEEDSPPAGRRPRSLSPAQDVIDLTGNGEVFAYMSSSDDVIDLTGLEEDASYGFLQNITSDSPCNSSSLSEHGGSDPGRHEVNSSSMTKSCNREGWDSDNELSACSSMCSSKSLRNSLPNDDLSESMDADLPSTSSKNHMTVNALSLQDCAETNTQVQQVKSSTSAQFSAVLEDAGEASDIESDLVNKSLLHNEEASESKSGLVNKSLLYKLRYFKKPPVTHFFPHKNSHSAPVPLTRMNLVNSTIEESFHPGTLYFLSEFVSEAHYPPRDLLSHVINSILLGAEEQTIRCEAYEILMKVQRLHPATSESVAWQWNLLSDVMTSKKEYQSIELFLQYVVQTLDDNFHLCLQRRALHKSLCKLMLSCDKTFCNVKQVVDWLIDVVKRIPETAQEDTSQCNLQRTVFLLQRMLSIAVDVDNSPTMSSNKMAEYIFPYVLVLDTRQQSTT
- the SIMC1 gene encoding SUMO-interacting motif-containing protein 1 isoform X2, with translation MEVDEVIVLSCSDESEEDSPPAGRRPRSLSPAQDVIDLTGNGEVFAYMSSSDDVIDLTGLEEDASYGFLQNITSDSPCNSSSLSEHGGSDPGRHEVNSSSMTKSCNREGWDSDNELSACSSMCSSKSLRNSLPNDDLSESMDADLPSTSSKNHMTVNALSLQDCAETNTQVQQVKSSTSAQFSAVLEDAGEASDIESDLVNKSLLHNEEASESKSGLVNKSLLYKLRYFKKPPVTHFFPHKNSHSAPVPLTRMNLVNSTIEESFHPGTLYFLSEFVSEAHYPPRDLLSHVINSILLGAEEQTIRCEAYEILMKVQRLHPATSESVAWQWNLLSDVMTSKKEYQSIELFLQYVVQTLDDNFHLCLQRRALHKSLCKLMLSCDKTFCNVKQVVDWLIDVVKRIPETAQEDTSQCNLQRTVFLLQRMLSIAVDVDNSPTMSSNKMAEYIFPYVLVLDTRQQRELFFSSTGNVLLRAKILELIFLHSCTIPPAPQLSLSFGEILYFISNSTLQLENQITYESLLRTAQMKF
- the SIMC1 gene encoding SUMO-interacting motif-containing protein 1 isoform X1, translating into MEVDEVIVLSCSDESEEDSPPAGRRPRSLSPAQDVIDLTGNGEVFAYMSSSDDVIDLTGLEEDASYGFLQNITSDSPCNSSSLSEHGGSDPGRHEVNSSSMTKSCNREGWDSDNELSACSSMCSSKSLRNSLPNDDLSESMDADLPSTSSKNHMTVNALSLQDCAETNTQVQQVKSSTSAQFSAVLEDAGEASDIESDLVNKSLLHNEEASESKSGLVNKSLLYKLRYFKKPPVTHFFPHKNSHSAPVPLTRMNLVNSTIEESFHPGTLYFLSEFVSEAHYPPRDLLSHVINSILLGAEEQTIRCEAYEILMKVQRLHPATSESVAWQWNLLSDVMTSKKEYQSIELFLQYVVQTLDDNFHLCLQRRALHKSLCKLMLSCDKTFCNVKQVVDWLIDVVKRIPETAQEDTSQCNLQRTVFLLQRMLSIAVDVDNSPTMSSNKMAEYIFPYVLVLDTRQQRELFFSSTGNVLLRAKILELIFLHSCTIPPAPQLSLSFGEILYFISNSTLQLENQGPEWQKWDEILHHLTVLCLSLQTIITDHLRIPVTDRTDEILKRPHSRLVLSGGITESDVDNSLTVFKHRTCLGAEPSAALLNKLFLLRSMLCTAAKR